In one Musa acuminata AAA Group cultivar baxijiao chromosome BXJ2-5, Cavendish_Baxijiao_AAA, whole genome shotgun sequence genomic region, the following are encoded:
- the LOC135612530 gene encoding helicase-like transcription factor CHR28 isoform X1, with product MDIIEIDSTDSEDDFEIGSVSSEKSFADGIMDKWGHNSQGISNQNSDASAKFPTHSSDNNDCGTSMPQSTAGSTSFTKTSGASTGNHVRSNGIGEVRLADHERLVDTGRKLDVMDGHNLHENLYNVVPKRSLPASFLSSVNRTAPKGSSDVKDRSQIYNKEKMHASIRPDYDGMMNVALKRNGETDTSKNGHRILPSSFAGGDAVDALAKFQPPTFVDEKFHNMPKASVESRDALHILGNVITNRMLPSTLLYGKSVNNLQPPGTSDGQKHLGLVDDRRIEHDERHIYQEALQNLGQPRLEDDLPEGLLAVPLLKHQKIALAWMVQKEKSTHCSGGILADDQGLGKTISMIALIQKQMSQQSKFMSDDSNCVKSEALNLDEDDDGGSEVDKTKLLSGDNDYKCEQAANSITHTSHNARPAAGTLVVCPASVLRQWARELEEKVPKSAELSVLVYHGGSRTKCPGDLTRYNVVLTTYSIVTNEVPKQRIADDDEGEQKNLDKYGLSSEFSSNKKRKQPSSGQNKVKKRGKRSKDSHLDVDSGPLARVRWFRVILDEAQTIKNHRTQVARACCGLRAKRRWCLSGTPMQNAIDDLYSYFRFLKYDPYSVYSSFCASIKYPISKNTSSGYRKLQAVLKAVLLRRTKGTLIDGEPILKLPPKSICLKKVDFSHEEREFYLKLEADSRQQFKAYAAAGTLKQNYASILLLLLRLRQACDHPFLVKGFNSDTIGKYSFDMARQLPREMLINLLNQLEGSLAICAVCSDPPEDAVVAMCGHVFCYQCISERLTGDENLCPAPGCRDVLGTESIFSRSTLKSCISDNFDDEASTSCSFDDGSIVHSGYISSKIRAALDILKSISCPSSEVHNLMICGSKSDANASDHISTLLNSNADMPAKAIVFSQWTSMLDLLELSLNECLIQYRRLDGTMSLMLRDKAVKDFNTDPEVTVMLMSLKAGSLGLNMVAACHVILLDLWWNPTTEDQAVDRAHRIGQTRPVTVSRITIKDTVEDRILALQEEKRKMVSTAFGEDQTSSHATRLTVEDLRRLFNCFDD from the exons ATGGATATCATTGAGATTGATTCCACAGATAGTGAAGATGATTTTGAGATTGGATCTGTTTCATCAGAGAAATCCTTTGCTGATGGCATTATGGATAAATGGGGACATAATTCACAAGGGATCTCTAATCAGAACAGTGATGCGTCTGCGAAGTTCCCGACTCATTCTAGTGATAATAATGATTGTGGAACATCGATGCCACAATCTACTGCAGGTTCCACATCATTTACTAAAACATCTGGTGCTAGTACGGGAAACCATGTCAGAAGCAATGGGATAGGAGAAGTAAGACTTGCAGATCATGAAAGGCTAGTTGATACTGGAAGAAAGTTAGATGTTATGGACGGACACAATCTTCATGAAAATCTGTACAATGTTGTTCCTAAAAGATCTCTTCCAGCATCTTTTCTTTCGTCTGTGAACAGAACTGCACCAAAAGGTTCTTCAGACGTGAAAGACAGAAGTCAGAtttataataaagaaaaaatGCATGCTTCTATAAGACCTGATTATGATGGCATGATGAATGTTGCACTTAAGAGAAATGGTGAGACTGACACAAGTAAAAATGGACATAGGATTTTACCTTCATCTTTTGCTGGAGGAGATGCAGTTGATGCTTTAGCTAAATTTCAACCACCAACGTTTGTGGATGAAAAGTTCCATAACATGCCAAAAGCTTCAGTGGAGAGTAGAG ATGCTTTGCATATTCTTGGAAATGTCATCACAAATAGGATGTTGCCTTCAACATTGTTATATGGAAAATCGGTCAACAATTTGCAGCCGCCTGGCACCAGTGATGGACAAAAGCACTTGGGCCTAGTAGACGATAGGCGCATTGAACATGATGAGAGGCATATATATCAGGAAGCATTGCAG AATCTTGGTCAACCAAGATTAGAAGATGACCTGCCTGAGGGGCTTCTGGCTGTTCCTCTCTTAAAGCACCAG AAAATAGCCTTAGCTTGGATGGTTCAGAAGGAAAAAAGTACTCATTGTTCTGGTGGAATTCTTGCAGATGATCAG GGACTTGGTAAGACTATATCAATGATTGCTTTAATACAGAAGCAAATGTCTCAGCAGTCCAAATTCATGTCTGATGATTCCAACTGTGTAAAATCTGAAGCCTTAAATctagatgaagatgatgatggggGTAGTGAAGTGGATAAGACAAAGCTGTTATCTGGTGACAATGATTATAAATGTGAGCAAGCGGCTAATTCAATTACGCACACTTCCCATAATGCCAGGCCAGCTGCAGGTACATTGGTTGTATGCCCTGCCAGTGTTCTTCGGCAATGGGCTCGAGAGCTGGAAGAAAAAGTTCCAAAGAGTGCAGAGTTATCTGTTCTTGTATATCATGGAGGTTCACGGACAAAATGTCCTGGTGACCTCACAAGATACAATGTTGTTCTTACCACATACTCAATTGTGACTAATGAAGTGCCAAAACAGCGTATAGCTGATGATGATGAGGGAGAGCAGAAAAACCTTGACAAGTATGGGTTATCTTCAGAGTTCTCATCCAACAAAAAAAGGAAGCAGCCTTCCAGTGGACAGAACAAGgtgaagaaaagagggaaaagatcGAAAGATTCACATCTCGATGTTGACAGCGGCCCTCTTGCTAGAGTCAGGTGGTTTAGAGTGATATTAGATGAAGCTCAAACCATAAAGAATCACAGAACTCAAGTGGCTAGAGCCTGCTGTGGTCTTCGAGCCAAAAGAAGATGGTGCTTATCAGGAACACCCATGCAGAATGCAATTGATGATCTTTACAGTTATTTCCGCTTCCTGAAGTATGACCCTTATTCTGTCTATAGTTCCTTCTGTGCTTCTATAAAATATCCGATATCTAAAAATACAAGCAGTGGATATAGAAAACTTCAGGCTGTCCTCAAAGCTGTACTTCTTCGACGCACAAAAG GAACACTTATTGACGGGGAGCCGATTCTCAAGTTACCTCCAAAATCAATTTGCCTGAAAAAGGTAGATTTTTCTCACGAGGAACGAGAATTTTATTTAAAGCTGGAGGCAGATTCACGCCAACAGTTCAAG GCATATGCTGCTGCTGGAACCTTGAAACAAAACTATGCGAGCATTTTGTTGTTGCTTTTGCGACTTCGGCAGGcttgtgatcatccctttcttgtCAAAGGATTTAACTCGGACACTATTGGAAAATATTCGTTTGATATGGCAAGGCAACTTCCTAGGGAGATGCTGATCAATCTACTTAATCAGTTGGAAGGTTCTTTAGCCATTTGTGCTGTGTGCAGT GACCCACCAGAGGATGCTGTTGTGGCAATGTGTGGGCATGTTTTCTGCTATCAGTGTATATCTGAGCGTTTAACTGGTGATGAGAACTTGTGTCCTGCACCTGGTTGTCGAGATGTACTTGGTACTGAGTCCATTTTCTCCCGAAGTACATTAAAAAGTTGTATATCtgacaattttgatgatgaagcttcGACTAGTTGTTCATTTGATGATGGATCAATTGTCCATAGTGGTTACATCTCTTCCAAAATCAGAGCAGCTCTAGATATACTAAAGTCAATCTCTTGTCCAAGTTCTGAAGTACATAATCTCATGATATGTGGTTCCAAGTCCGATGCCAATGCTTCTGATCATATTTCCACTCTGTTAAACTCAAATGCTGACATGCCAGCCAAGGCTATTGTTTTCTCCCAGTGGACCAGCATGCTCGACTTACTGGAGCTTTCATTGAATGAGTGTCTTATACAGTATCGAAGGCTAGATGGGACAATGTCTCTCATGTTACGAGACAAGGCTGTGAAAGACTTCAACACTGATCCAGAG GTAACTGTTATGCTCATGTCACTTAAAGCAGGAAGCCTTGGCCTGAATATGGTGGCTGCTTGTCATGTAATTCTTCTTGATCTTTGGTGGAATCCAACTACTGAAGATCAAGCAGTTGACCGAGCGCATAGAATTGGGCAGACTCGTCCTGTGACTGTTTCCCGAATAACTATTAAAGATACAGTCGAAGATCGGATACTAGCTCTTCAG gaggagaagaggaagatggtATCTACTGCTTTCGGAGAAGATCAAACTAGTTCTCATGCAACTCGTCTTACGGTGGAAGATCTTAGGCGGTTATTTAACTGCTTTGACGACTGA
- the LOC135612530 gene encoding helicase-like transcription factor CHR28 isoform X2, whose translation MDIIEIDSTDSEDDFEIGSVSSEKSFADGIMDKWGHNSQGISNQNSDASAKFPTHSSDNNDCGTSMPQSTAGSTSFTKTSGASTGNHVRSNGIGEVRLADHERLVDTGRKLDVMDGHNLHENLYNVVPKRSLPASFLSSVNRTAPKGSSDVKDRSQIYNKEKMHASIRPDYDGMMNVALKRNGETDTSKNGHRILPSSFAGGDAVDALAKFQPPTFVDEKFHNMPKASVESRDALHILGNVITNRMLPSTLLYGKSVNNLQPPGTSDGQKHLGLVDDRRIEHDERHIYQEALQNLGQPRLEDDLPEGLLAVPLLKHQKIALAWMVQKEKSTHCSGGILADDQGLGKTISMIALIQKQMSQQSKFMSDDSNCVKSEALNLDEDDDGGSEVDKTKLLSGDNDYKCEQAANSITHTSHNARPAAGTLVVCPASVLRQWARELEEKVPKSAELSVLVYHGGSRTKCPGDLTRYNVVLTTYSIVTNEVPKQRIADDDEGEQKNLDKYGLSSEFSSNKKRKQPSSGQNKVKKRGKRSKDSHLDVDSGPLARVRWFRVILDEAQTIKNHRTQVARACCGLRAKRRWCLSGTPMQNAIDDLYSYFRFLKYDPYSVYSSFCASIKYPISKNTSSGYRKLQAVLKAVLLRRTKGTLIDGEPILKLPPKSICLKKVDFSHEEREFYLKLEADSRQQFKAYAAAGTLKQNYASILLLLLRLRQACDHPFLVKGFNSDTIGKYSFDMARQLPREMLINLLNQLEGSLAICAVCSDPPEDAVVAMCGHVFCYQCISERLTGDENLCPAPGCRDVLGTESIFSRSTLKSCISDNFDDEASTSCSFDDGSIVHSGYISSKIRAALDILKSISCPSSEVHNLMICGSKSDANASDHISTLLNSNADMPAKAIVFSQWTSMLDLLELSLNECLIQYRRLDGTMSLMLRDKAVKDFNTDPEVTVMLMSLKAGSLGLNMVAACHVILLDLWWNPTTEDQAVDRAHRIGQTRPVTVSRITIKDTVEDRILALQSTCSKSFSVVISATKRA comes from the exons ATGGATATCATTGAGATTGATTCCACAGATAGTGAAGATGATTTTGAGATTGGATCTGTTTCATCAGAGAAATCCTTTGCTGATGGCATTATGGATAAATGGGGACATAATTCACAAGGGATCTCTAATCAGAACAGTGATGCGTCTGCGAAGTTCCCGACTCATTCTAGTGATAATAATGATTGTGGAACATCGATGCCACAATCTACTGCAGGTTCCACATCATTTACTAAAACATCTGGTGCTAGTACGGGAAACCATGTCAGAAGCAATGGGATAGGAGAAGTAAGACTTGCAGATCATGAAAGGCTAGTTGATACTGGAAGAAAGTTAGATGTTATGGACGGACACAATCTTCATGAAAATCTGTACAATGTTGTTCCTAAAAGATCTCTTCCAGCATCTTTTCTTTCGTCTGTGAACAGAACTGCACCAAAAGGTTCTTCAGACGTGAAAGACAGAAGTCAGAtttataataaagaaaaaatGCATGCTTCTATAAGACCTGATTATGATGGCATGATGAATGTTGCACTTAAGAGAAATGGTGAGACTGACACAAGTAAAAATGGACATAGGATTTTACCTTCATCTTTTGCTGGAGGAGATGCAGTTGATGCTTTAGCTAAATTTCAACCACCAACGTTTGTGGATGAAAAGTTCCATAACATGCCAAAAGCTTCAGTGGAGAGTAGAG ATGCTTTGCATATTCTTGGAAATGTCATCACAAATAGGATGTTGCCTTCAACATTGTTATATGGAAAATCGGTCAACAATTTGCAGCCGCCTGGCACCAGTGATGGACAAAAGCACTTGGGCCTAGTAGACGATAGGCGCATTGAACATGATGAGAGGCATATATATCAGGAAGCATTGCAG AATCTTGGTCAACCAAGATTAGAAGATGACCTGCCTGAGGGGCTTCTGGCTGTTCCTCTCTTAAAGCACCAG AAAATAGCCTTAGCTTGGATGGTTCAGAAGGAAAAAAGTACTCATTGTTCTGGTGGAATTCTTGCAGATGATCAG GGACTTGGTAAGACTATATCAATGATTGCTTTAATACAGAAGCAAATGTCTCAGCAGTCCAAATTCATGTCTGATGATTCCAACTGTGTAAAATCTGAAGCCTTAAATctagatgaagatgatgatggggGTAGTGAAGTGGATAAGACAAAGCTGTTATCTGGTGACAATGATTATAAATGTGAGCAAGCGGCTAATTCAATTACGCACACTTCCCATAATGCCAGGCCAGCTGCAGGTACATTGGTTGTATGCCCTGCCAGTGTTCTTCGGCAATGGGCTCGAGAGCTGGAAGAAAAAGTTCCAAAGAGTGCAGAGTTATCTGTTCTTGTATATCATGGAGGTTCACGGACAAAATGTCCTGGTGACCTCACAAGATACAATGTTGTTCTTACCACATACTCAATTGTGACTAATGAAGTGCCAAAACAGCGTATAGCTGATGATGATGAGGGAGAGCAGAAAAACCTTGACAAGTATGGGTTATCTTCAGAGTTCTCATCCAACAAAAAAAGGAAGCAGCCTTCCAGTGGACAGAACAAGgtgaagaaaagagggaaaagatcGAAAGATTCACATCTCGATGTTGACAGCGGCCCTCTTGCTAGAGTCAGGTGGTTTAGAGTGATATTAGATGAAGCTCAAACCATAAAGAATCACAGAACTCAAGTGGCTAGAGCCTGCTGTGGTCTTCGAGCCAAAAGAAGATGGTGCTTATCAGGAACACCCATGCAGAATGCAATTGATGATCTTTACAGTTATTTCCGCTTCCTGAAGTATGACCCTTATTCTGTCTATAGTTCCTTCTGTGCTTCTATAAAATATCCGATATCTAAAAATACAAGCAGTGGATATAGAAAACTTCAGGCTGTCCTCAAAGCTGTACTTCTTCGACGCACAAAAG GAACACTTATTGACGGGGAGCCGATTCTCAAGTTACCTCCAAAATCAATTTGCCTGAAAAAGGTAGATTTTTCTCACGAGGAACGAGAATTTTATTTAAAGCTGGAGGCAGATTCACGCCAACAGTTCAAG GCATATGCTGCTGCTGGAACCTTGAAACAAAACTATGCGAGCATTTTGTTGTTGCTTTTGCGACTTCGGCAGGcttgtgatcatccctttcttgtCAAAGGATTTAACTCGGACACTATTGGAAAATATTCGTTTGATATGGCAAGGCAACTTCCTAGGGAGATGCTGATCAATCTACTTAATCAGTTGGAAGGTTCTTTAGCCATTTGTGCTGTGTGCAGT GACCCACCAGAGGATGCTGTTGTGGCAATGTGTGGGCATGTTTTCTGCTATCAGTGTATATCTGAGCGTTTAACTGGTGATGAGAACTTGTGTCCTGCACCTGGTTGTCGAGATGTACTTGGTACTGAGTCCATTTTCTCCCGAAGTACATTAAAAAGTTGTATATCtgacaattttgatgatgaagcttcGACTAGTTGTTCATTTGATGATGGATCAATTGTCCATAGTGGTTACATCTCTTCCAAAATCAGAGCAGCTCTAGATATACTAAAGTCAATCTCTTGTCCAAGTTCTGAAGTACATAATCTCATGATATGTGGTTCCAAGTCCGATGCCAATGCTTCTGATCATATTTCCACTCTGTTAAACTCAAATGCTGACATGCCAGCCAAGGCTATTGTTTTCTCCCAGTGGACCAGCATGCTCGACTTACTGGAGCTTTCATTGAATGAGTGTCTTATACAGTATCGAAGGCTAGATGGGACAATGTCTCTCATGTTACGAGACAAGGCTGTGAAAGACTTCAACACTGATCCAGAG GTAACTGTTATGCTCATGTCACTTAAAGCAGGAAGCCTTGGCCTGAATATGGTGGCTGCTTGTCATGTAATTCTTCTTGATCTTTGGTGGAATCCAACTACTGAAGATCAAGCAGTTGACCGAGCGCATAGAATTGGGCAGACTCGTCCTGTGACTGTTTCCCGAATAACTATTAAAGATACAGTCGAAGATCGGATACTAGCTCTTCAG AGCACGTGTTCTAAAAGCTTCTCAGTGGTAATCTCTGCTACCAAGCGGGCCTAA
- the LOC135612530 gene encoding helicase-like transcription factor CHR28 isoform X3, whose translation MDIIEIDSTDSEDDFEIGSVSSEKSFADGIMDKWGHNSQGISNQNSDASAKFPTHSSDNNDCGTSMPQSTAGSTSFTKTSGASTGNHVRSNGIGEVRLADHERLVDTGRKLDVMDGHNLHENLYNVVPKRSLPASFLSSVNRTAPKGSSDVKDRSQIYNKEKMHASIRPDYDGMMNVALKRNGETDTSKNGHRILPSSFAGGDAVDALAKFQPPTFVDEKFHNMPKASVESRDALHILGNVITNRMLPSTLLYGKSVNNLQPPGTSDGQKHLGLVDDRRIEHDERHIYQEALQNLGQPRLEDDLPEGLLAVPLLKHQKIALAWMVQKEKSTHCSGGILADDQGLGKTISMIALIQKQMSQQSKFMSDDSNCVKSEALNLDEDDDGGSEVDKTKLLSGDNDYKCEQAANSITHTSHNARPAAGTLVVCPASVLRQWARELEEKVPKSAELSVLVYHGGSRTKCPGDLTRYNVVLTTYSIVTNEVPKQRIADDDEGEQKNLDKYGLSSEFSSNKKRKQPSSGQNKVKKRGKRSKDSHLDVDSGPLARVRWFRVILDEAQTIKNHRTQVARACCGLRAKRRWCLSGTPMQNAIDDLYSYFRFLKYDPYSVYSSFCASIKYPISKNTSSGYRKLQAVLKAVLLRRTKGTLIDGEPILKLPPKSICLKKAYAAAGTLKQNYASILLLLLRLRQACDHPFLVKGFNSDTIGKYSFDMARQLPREMLINLLNQLEGSLAICAVCSDPPEDAVVAMCGHVFCYQCISERLTGDENLCPAPGCRDVLGTESIFSRSTLKSCISDNFDDEASTSCSFDDGSIVHSGYISSKIRAALDILKSISCPSSEVHNLMICGSKSDANASDHISTLLNSNADMPAKAIVFSQWTSMLDLLELSLNECLIQYRRLDGTMSLMLRDKAVKDFNTDPEVTVMLMSLKAGSLGLNMVAACHVILLDLWWNPTTEDQAVDRAHRIGQTRPVTVSRITIKDTVEDRILALQEEKRKMVSTAFGEDQTSSHATRLTVEDLRRLFNCFDD comes from the exons ATGGATATCATTGAGATTGATTCCACAGATAGTGAAGATGATTTTGAGATTGGATCTGTTTCATCAGAGAAATCCTTTGCTGATGGCATTATGGATAAATGGGGACATAATTCACAAGGGATCTCTAATCAGAACAGTGATGCGTCTGCGAAGTTCCCGACTCATTCTAGTGATAATAATGATTGTGGAACATCGATGCCACAATCTACTGCAGGTTCCACATCATTTACTAAAACATCTGGTGCTAGTACGGGAAACCATGTCAGAAGCAATGGGATAGGAGAAGTAAGACTTGCAGATCATGAAAGGCTAGTTGATACTGGAAGAAAGTTAGATGTTATGGACGGACACAATCTTCATGAAAATCTGTACAATGTTGTTCCTAAAAGATCTCTTCCAGCATCTTTTCTTTCGTCTGTGAACAGAACTGCACCAAAAGGTTCTTCAGACGTGAAAGACAGAAGTCAGAtttataataaagaaaaaatGCATGCTTCTATAAGACCTGATTATGATGGCATGATGAATGTTGCACTTAAGAGAAATGGTGAGACTGACACAAGTAAAAATGGACATAGGATTTTACCTTCATCTTTTGCTGGAGGAGATGCAGTTGATGCTTTAGCTAAATTTCAACCACCAACGTTTGTGGATGAAAAGTTCCATAACATGCCAAAAGCTTCAGTGGAGAGTAGAG ATGCTTTGCATATTCTTGGAAATGTCATCACAAATAGGATGTTGCCTTCAACATTGTTATATGGAAAATCGGTCAACAATTTGCAGCCGCCTGGCACCAGTGATGGACAAAAGCACTTGGGCCTAGTAGACGATAGGCGCATTGAACATGATGAGAGGCATATATATCAGGAAGCATTGCAG AATCTTGGTCAACCAAGATTAGAAGATGACCTGCCTGAGGGGCTTCTGGCTGTTCCTCTCTTAAAGCACCAG AAAATAGCCTTAGCTTGGATGGTTCAGAAGGAAAAAAGTACTCATTGTTCTGGTGGAATTCTTGCAGATGATCAG GGACTTGGTAAGACTATATCAATGATTGCTTTAATACAGAAGCAAATGTCTCAGCAGTCCAAATTCATGTCTGATGATTCCAACTGTGTAAAATCTGAAGCCTTAAATctagatgaagatgatgatggggGTAGTGAAGTGGATAAGACAAAGCTGTTATCTGGTGACAATGATTATAAATGTGAGCAAGCGGCTAATTCAATTACGCACACTTCCCATAATGCCAGGCCAGCTGCAGGTACATTGGTTGTATGCCCTGCCAGTGTTCTTCGGCAATGGGCTCGAGAGCTGGAAGAAAAAGTTCCAAAGAGTGCAGAGTTATCTGTTCTTGTATATCATGGAGGTTCACGGACAAAATGTCCTGGTGACCTCACAAGATACAATGTTGTTCTTACCACATACTCAATTGTGACTAATGAAGTGCCAAAACAGCGTATAGCTGATGATGATGAGGGAGAGCAGAAAAACCTTGACAAGTATGGGTTATCTTCAGAGTTCTCATCCAACAAAAAAAGGAAGCAGCCTTCCAGTGGACAGAACAAGgtgaagaaaagagggaaaagatcGAAAGATTCACATCTCGATGTTGACAGCGGCCCTCTTGCTAGAGTCAGGTGGTTTAGAGTGATATTAGATGAAGCTCAAACCATAAAGAATCACAGAACTCAAGTGGCTAGAGCCTGCTGTGGTCTTCGAGCCAAAAGAAGATGGTGCTTATCAGGAACACCCATGCAGAATGCAATTGATGATCTTTACAGTTATTTCCGCTTCCTGAAGTATGACCCTTATTCTGTCTATAGTTCCTTCTGTGCTTCTATAAAATATCCGATATCTAAAAATACAAGCAGTGGATATAGAAAACTTCAGGCTGTCCTCAAAGCTGTACTTCTTCGACGCACAAAAG GAACACTTATTGACGGGGAGCCGATTCTCAAGTTACCTCCAAAATCAATTTGCCTGAAAAAG GCATATGCTGCTGCTGGAACCTTGAAACAAAACTATGCGAGCATTTTGTTGTTGCTTTTGCGACTTCGGCAGGcttgtgatcatccctttcttgtCAAAGGATTTAACTCGGACACTATTGGAAAATATTCGTTTGATATGGCAAGGCAACTTCCTAGGGAGATGCTGATCAATCTACTTAATCAGTTGGAAGGTTCTTTAGCCATTTGTGCTGTGTGCAGT GACCCACCAGAGGATGCTGTTGTGGCAATGTGTGGGCATGTTTTCTGCTATCAGTGTATATCTGAGCGTTTAACTGGTGATGAGAACTTGTGTCCTGCACCTGGTTGTCGAGATGTACTTGGTACTGAGTCCATTTTCTCCCGAAGTACATTAAAAAGTTGTATATCtgacaattttgatgatgaagcttcGACTAGTTGTTCATTTGATGATGGATCAATTGTCCATAGTGGTTACATCTCTTCCAAAATCAGAGCAGCTCTAGATATACTAAAGTCAATCTCTTGTCCAAGTTCTGAAGTACATAATCTCATGATATGTGGTTCCAAGTCCGATGCCAATGCTTCTGATCATATTTCCACTCTGTTAAACTCAAATGCTGACATGCCAGCCAAGGCTATTGTTTTCTCCCAGTGGACCAGCATGCTCGACTTACTGGAGCTTTCATTGAATGAGTGTCTTATACAGTATCGAAGGCTAGATGGGACAATGTCTCTCATGTTACGAGACAAGGCTGTGAAAGACTTCAACACTGATCCAGAG GTAACTGTTATGCTCATGTCACTTAAAGCAGGAAGCCTTGGCCTGAATATGGTGGCTGCTTGTCATGTAATTCTTCTTGATCTTTGGTGGAATCCAACTACTGAAGATCAAGCAGTTGACCGAGCGCATAGAATTGGGCAGACTCGTCCTGTGACTGTTTCCCGAATAACTATTAAAGATACAGTCGAAGATCGGATACTAGCTCTTCAG gaggagaagaggaagatggtATCTACTGCTTTCGGAGAAGATCAAACTAGTTCTCATGCAACTCGTCTTACGGTGGAAGATCTTAGGCGGTTATTTAACTGCTTTGACGACTGA